The following DNA comes from Mesorhizobium sp. B2-1-8.
GATATTGCTGGTGGGGATGGGCAGGGATCTGCGGCCGTTGCCGGTGGCACTGCGGGGGGCCTTGAAGGATGCAGGCATAGCCTCCGACCCGATGTCGACCGGGGCAGCAGTGCGGACCTACAACGTCCTTCTGGCGGAAAACCGCGCCGTGGCTGCCGCGCTCATCGCCGTCGACTGATATGTCGCAGAATGCCAAAATCGTCATGGAGGCGGTGCGCGCGGCCGATCATGATCGCTATCTCACCGCGCTCTACGCGTCTGCCGACAAGCGCGGCGCACTGTTTTCGCTTTACGCTTTCAATGCCGAGATCGCGGGCATCCGTGACCGCATCCATGAGCCGTTGCCCGGTGAGGTGCGGCTGCAATGGTGGCGCGATGTCATTGCCGCCGGCGGCGAGGCCGGCGCGGGCCATCCCGTTGCCGAAGCCTTGAACGCTACCATTGCGGCATTCAACCTGCCGAAACCGGCCTTCGAGAACATGCTCGAAGCACGTATCTTCGATCTCTACGACGACCCGATGCCATCGCGCACCGATCTAGAGGGCTATTGCGGCGAGACTGCAGCCGCGCTCATCCAGCTCGCGGCAATGGTGCTCGATCCTGTCGAGGCGCCGGGGTTTGCCGAACTGGCGGGCAGGGCGGGCTGCGCCCAGGCGATGACGGGCCTTTTGCTTCTGTTGCCGCTGCACCGCAGGCGAGGGCAATGCTTCGTGCCGGCCGATATTC
Coding sequences within:
- a CDS encoding phytoene/squalene synthase family protein → MSQNAKIVMEAVRAADHDRYLTALYASADKRGALFSLYAFNAEIAGIRDRIHEPLPGEVRLQWWRDVIAAGGEAGAGHPVAEALNATIAAFNLPKPAFENMLEARIFDLYDDPMPSRTDLEGYCGETAAALIQLAAMVLDPVEAPGFAELAGRAGCAQAMTGLLLLLPLHRRRGQCFVPADILAAAGSSPEEFVAGDGGPGAQRAVAAMIALAREHFSAFERGAAALPGSLRPAFLPLALSRAYLDKMEGSRHSPLGGAARLSALRRHWLLLRRAGKGWPAL